Proteins from a single region of Companilactobacillus farciminis KCTC 3681 = DSM 20184:
- the purR gene encoding pur operon repressor, with protein sequence MKTRRSERLIDMTRYLLERPHTLISLAFFADRYESAKSSISEDLGILRRTFMIRGIGVLETLPGAGGGVIFTPGISKKEATEFIEDTSKRLVEPNRILPGGYLYLTDLLADPELLRTVGRMIATQYSQSSIDVVMTVATKGIPIAQSVANFLNIPFVIVRRDSKITEGSTISVNYASGSSDRVEKMELSKRSLDEGSRVLVVDDFMKGGGTINGLQSLISEFNAIFVGATVFAENINIHSQFSDDDITSIFKVTKIDTKNRILNVEPGNYLTNTDFSYFE encoded by the coding sequence ATGAAAACACGAAGAAGCGAACGTTTAATTGATATGACTCGCTATTTGCTGGAACGACCACATACATTGATTTCACTAGCGTTTTTTGCTGATCGTTACGAATCAGCTAAGTCATCAATTTCTGAAGATTTAGGTATTTTACGAAGAACTTTTATGATTAGAGGAATTGGTGTTTTGGAAACTTTGCCCGGAGCTGGTGGCGGAGTTATCTTTACACCGGGAATTTCTAAGAAAGAAGCTACAGAATTTATTGAGGATACTTCCAAGCGTTTGGTTGAACCTAATCGAATTTTGCCGGGGGGATATTTGTATCTAACCGACTTATTGGCAGATCCAGAATTATTAAGAACTGTCGGTCGCATGATTGCTACTCAATATTCACAGAGTTCAATCGACGTCGTTATGACAGTGGCAACTAAGGGTATACCAATTGCTCAAAGTGTAGCCAATTTCTTAAATATTCCATTTGTCATCGTTCGTCGCGATTCTAAGATTACTGAGGGTTCAACTATTAGTGTTAACTATGCATCCGGTTCATCTGATCGTGTAGAAAAGATGGAATTATCTAAGCGTAGTTTGGACGAAGGTTCCAGAGTCTTAGTCGTTGATGACTTTATGAAAGGCGGCGGTACCATCAATGGATTGCAAAGTTTGATTTCTGAATTTAATGCTATTTTTGTTGGTGCAACTGTTTTTGCCGAAAATATTAATATCCACAGTCAATTTAGTGATGATGATATTACATCAATCTTTAAAGTAACTAAAATCGATACGAAAAACCGAATTCTCAACGTAGAACCGGGAAATTATTTAACTAATACCGATTTCAGTTATTTTGAATAA
- a CDS encoding Veg family protein — MPTSLKTIKSRLDSHLGENLTIVAQAGRKKVVRRRGTLSETFHSVFVVDLDQNENSFERVSYSYADLLTKSIDIKFDGEESEDSEPEAEVE, encoded by the coding sequence ATGCCAACATCATTGAAGACAATTAAGAGTCGATTAGATTCACACTTAGGTGAGAATTTGACAATTGTTGCACAAGCAGGTCGTAAGAAGGTTGTCCGCCGTCGCGGTACCCTATCAGAAACATTCCATTCAGTTTTTGTTGTAGATTTGGATCAAAATGAAAATTCATTTGAAAGAGTTTCATATAGTTATGCTGATTTATTGACAAAATCAATTGATATTAAGTTTGATGGTGAAGAATCAGAAGATTCAGAACCTGAAGCTGAAGTTGAATAA
- the rsmA gene encoding 16S rRNA (adenine(1518)-N(6)/adenine(1519)-N(6))-dimethyltransferase RsmA, which produces MTQNRLSIADPIRTNDIMRKYKLRAKKSLGQNFLTNEKVLDDIVDASGLKSDEIAIEIGPGIGALTEKLAQVAEKVFAFEIDDNLIPVLADTLQYYDNIEVINQDILKVDLDEFVKEHGLEGKTIKVVANLPYYITTPIMLNLINSDYPFQSLVLMMQKEVAQRITAKPGHREYGSLTIAVQTQMNARIDRIVGSSSFIPRPKVDSAVAVLDRLPKEQVDIEDPKFFNQVVRSAFMQKRKSLMNNLLNLLGRTDENRAKIKNVFENCDIAENARAEQVSIEQFKKMALEFAKN; this is translated from the coding sequence ATGACACAAAATAGATTAAGTATTGCTGATCCTATTCGCACGAATGACATCATGCGCAAATACAAATTACGTGCAAAGAAAAGTTTAGGACAAAATTTCTTAACCAATGAAAAAGTTTTGGACGACATTGTTGATGCTAGTGGTTTAAAATCGGATGAAATTGCTATTGAAATTGGACCTGGTATCGGTGCCTTGACTGAAAAGTTAGCTCAAGTAGCAGAAAAAGTTTTTGCTTTTGAAATCGATGATAATTTGATTCCAGTTCTAGCTGATACTTTGCAGTATTACGACAATATCGAAGTTATCAACCAAGATATTTTGAAGGTCGACTTAGATGAATTCGTTAAAGAACATGGCCTGGAAGGTAAGACTATCAAAGTCGTTGCCAACTTGCCATACTACATCACGACACCGATCATGTTGAATTTGATCAACAGCGATTATCCATTCCAATCTTTAGTTTTGATGATGCAAAAAGAAGTTGCTCAACGTATCACTGCTAAACCGGGACATCGTGAATACGGTTCTCTAACAATTGCCGTTCAAACACAGATGAATGCGCGAATCGATCGAATCGTTGGTAGCAGTTCTTTCATTCCCAGACCAAAAGTTGATTCTGCGGTAGCGGTTTTGGATCGTCTACCTAAGGAACAAGTTGATATTGAAGATCCAAAATTCTTCAATCAAGTTGTTCGTTCTGCTTTCATGCAAAAGAGAAAGAGTTTGATGAATAACTTACTCAATTTGTTAGGTCGAACTGATGAAAACCGTGCGAAAATAAAAAATGTTTTTGAAAATTGTGATATTGCTGAAAATGCCCGTGCAGAGCAAGTTTCCATTGAACAATTCAAAAAAATGGCTTTAGAATTTGCTAAAAATTAG
- the rnmV gene encoding ribonuclease M5: MKKIKEIIVVEGKSDTNRLKDCLGDVDTIETTGSALSDETIKQIKIAQEKRGVIIFTDPDFNGNRLRTIIQKAVPDAKQAFLPRAKAVPKKSDGSLGIEHAKDEDIKQALAAVYTHAETDFQAYDHADMVNLGLVGKPDSHQRRLFVSSELKIGYTNAKQFLNRLNMFQVAPDILVAAVKNFDEGSTHDTK; encoded by the coding sequence ATGAAAAAAATAAAAGAAATTATTGTAGTTGAAGGAAAATCGGATACGAATCGTTTAAAGGATTGTTTAGGTGACGTTGATACGATTGAAACGACCGGTTCAGCCTTGAGTGACGAGACCATCAAGCAGATTAAAATTGCTCAAGAAAAACGTGGCGTTATCATTTTTACCGATCCAGATTTTAACGGCAATCGTTTACGGACAATTATTCAAAAAGCTGTTCCCGATGCTAAACAAGCTTTTTTACCTCGAGCTAAAGCCGTTCCCAAGAAGAGCGACGGTAGTTTAGGGATTGAACATGCTAAAGATGAAGATATCAAACAAGCTCTAGCAGCAGTTTATACTCATGCGGAGACTGATTTTCAAGCATATGATCACGCTGATATGGTCAATTTAGGTTTAGTTGGCAAACCAGATTCTCACCAAAGAAGATTGTTCGTTAGTTCAGAATTAAAAATTGGCTATACGAATGCTAAACAATTTTTGAATCGACTAAATATGTTTCAAGTGGCACCTGACATTTTGGTAGCCGCGGTTAAAAATTTTGATGAAGGAAGTACTCATGACACAAAATAG
- a CDS encoding TatD family hydrolase, which produces MKIFDTHTHLNDPAFSGNTQQYIDNAKELDVDEMAIIGSNEEFNIEAIRLAQNYQPLHAVVGWHPEFAKEYNEEQLVNQIKLPEVVGIGEIGLDYHWEEDPEPKIQQKVLIQQLDVAQQYNMPVSIHCRDAFDDMYQILKNHDMSKSGIIMHSFNGDVEWLNKFLDLGLWISYSGVVSFKNAPEVHESAKETPLDRLLVETDAPYLTPEPYRGHTNQPAYTRYVVDAIAKYKGITPDEVAEHTFNNAHQVYNL; this is translated from the coding sequence ATGAAAATATTTGATACGCACACACATTTAAATGATCCAGCCTTTAGTGGCAATACCCAACAATACATTGATAATGCCAAAGAACTAGACGTTGACGAAATGGCGATTATTGGTTCTAACGAAGAGTTCAATATTGAAGCCATTCGTCTAGCTCAAAATTATCAACCATTGCACGCGGTTGTCGGCTGGCATCCTGAATTTGCTAAAGAATACAATGAAGAACAACTTGTCAATCAAATCAAGCTTCCCGAAGTAGTGGGAATTGGTGAAATTGGCTTGGATTATCATTGGGAAGAAGACCCAGAACCAAAGATTCAACAAAAGGTCTTGATTCAACAATTGGATGTGGCTCAACAATACAATATGCCAGTTTCAATTCACTGTCGTGATGCCTTTGATGATATGTATCAGATCTTAAAGAATCATGATATGTCAAAATCAGGTATCATCATGCACAGTTTCAATGGGGATGTTGAGTGGCTCAATAAGTTCTTGGATTTAGGACTTTGGATTTCATATAGTGGTGTCGTTTCATTCAAGAATGCTCCTGAAGTTCACGAGTCAGCCAAAGAGACACCGTTGGACAGATTGCTAGTTGAAACAGATGCACCATATTTAACGCCAGAACCTTATCGTGGTCACACTAACCAACCAGCATACACACGTTACGTAGTTGATGCGATTGCAAAATACAAAGGTATTACACCTGATGAAGTGGCTGAACATACTTTTAACAATGCCCACCAAGTGTATAATCTATAA
- the metG gene encoding methionine--tRNA ligase, with the protein MTEERKTFYITTPIYYPSGKLTIGNSYTTIAADTLARYKRNEGYDVFFLTGTDEHGLKIEQKAEEKHMQPQEYVDMMAKGIKELWKKLDISNDKFIRTTDDYHVKAVQKIIERLIKQGDIYLGEYAGWYSVDDEEYFTESQLAEVYRDKDGKVTGGKAPSGHEVQLVKEPCYFFRMNKYADRLLQYYKDNPTFIQPEIRKNEMINNFIKPGLEDLAISRTSFNWGVKIPSNPEHVVYVWVDALLNYITALGYGSDDDSLFKRYWPANVQFVGKEIVRFHTIYWPIILMALDLPLPKQVFGHGWLLMKDGKMSKSKGNVVYPEMLVSRYGLDSLRYYLMRAMPFGNDGVFTPEDYIDKINYDLANDLGNLLNRTISMINKYDDGKIVTTTAVTDLDKDLEKTYADTLAQYRDHMNKFEFPEALASVWAFISRANKYIDETQPWVLAKDDAKKAELQSVLGHLAESLRLIALLISPVMTQAPVKMFAQLGLDYDKDKSLEFGETVVGKTVTAKPEPIFPRLDAKEEVEYIKGKMAEEQAKHGAGKLSKSAQAKAKAQKEADDGFPKEIEFDDFAKVKMVVTEILDVKPVENSSKLLQFKLDDGSGVDRQILSGMHKFYPNYKELIGKKVLAVVNLKPRKMVGEWSNGMLLSTEKGDEVKLAIVDNSHKNGAILG; encoded by the coding sequence TTGACTGAAGAAAGAAAAACTTTTTACATTACAACACCCATTTATTATCCATCTGGAAAATTAACAATTGGGAATTCATATACGACGATTGCAGCGGACACTCTAGCCCGTTACAAGCGTAATGAAGGCTATGATGTGTTCTTCTTAACAGGAACTGACGAACATGGTCTAAAAATCGAACAAAAGGCCGAAGAAAAGCACATGCAACCACAAGAATACGTGGACATGATGGCTAAAGGCATTAAAGAACTTTGGAAGAAACTAGATATTTCCAATGACAAATTTATCCGTACAACTGATGATTATCACGTTAAAGCGGTTCAAAAGATTATTGAACGTCTGATCAAACAAGGCGATATTTACTTAGGCGAATATGCTGGCTGGTATTCAGTTGACGATGAAGAATATTTCACTGAATCACAATTGGCTGAAGTTTACCGCGATAAAGATGGTAAAGTCACAGGTGGTAAAGCTCCTTCAGGACATGAAGTTCAATTAGTCAAAGAACCTTGTTATTTCTTCAGAATGAACAAGTATGCTGACCGCTTATTGCAATACTACAAAGACAATCCAACCTTCATCCAACCAGAAATTAGAAAAAATGAAATGATCAACAACTTTATCAAACCAGGTCTTGAAGACTTGGCTATTTCACGTACTAGTTTCAACTGGGGCGTTAAGATTCCAAGTAACCCTGAACACGTTGTTTACGTTTGGGTCGATGCTTTGTTGAACTATATTACAGCTCTAGGTTACGGTAGCGACGATGATTCTCTATTCAAGAGATACTGGCCTGCTAATGTCCAATTCGTTGGTAAAGAAATCGTTCGTTTCCATACAATTTACTGGCCAATTATTTTGATGGCACTAGATTTGCCACTTCCTAAGCAAGTCTTCGGTCATGGTTGGCTATTGATGAAAGACGGTAAGATGTCTAAGTCTAAAGGTAACGTTGTTTACCCAGAAATGTTAGTTTCAAGATACGGACTAGATTCATTACGTTATTACTTGATGCGTGCTATGCCATTTGGTAATGATGGTGTCTTCACTCCTGAAGATTATATTGACAAGATCAACTACGATTTGGCTAATGACCTTGGTAACTTGTTGAATAGAACTATTTCTATGATCAATAAGTACGACGACGGTAAAATCGTTACAACTACAGCTGTGACTGATTTGGATAAAGATTTAGAGAAGACTTATGCTGACACTTTGGCACAATATCGTGATCACATGAATAAGTTTGAATTCCCAGAAGCTCTAGCTAGCGTTTGGGCCTTTATCAGTCGTGCTAACAAGTATATCGATGAAACACAACCTTGGGTTCTTGCTAAAGATGATGCTAAGAAGGCTGAATTACAATCAGTTCTTGGACATTTAGCTGAATCATTACGCTTGATTGCTCTTCTAATCAGTCCTGTTATGACACAAGCCCCTGTAAAGATGTTTGCTCAATTAGGATTGGATTACGATAAAGATAAGTCACTTGAATTTGGTGAAACTGTCGTTGGTAAGACTGTTACTGCCAAACCAGAACCAATCTTCCCAAGACTTGATGCTAAAGAAGAAGTTGAATACATCAAAGGCAAAATGGCTGAAGAACAAGCTAAGCATGGTGCTGGTAAGTTGAGTAAGTCTGCTCAAGCTAAGGCTAAGGCGCAAAAAGAAGCTGACGATGGTTTCCCTAAGGAAATTGAATTCGACGACTTTGCCAAAGTTAAGATGGTCGTAACTGAAATTCTTGATGTTAAGCCAGTTGAAAACTCAAGTAAATTACTACAATTCAAACTAGATGATGGTTCTGGCGTTGATCGTCAAATCCTTTCAGGTATGCACAAATTCTATCCTAACTACAAAGAATTGATTGGTAAGAAGGTTCTAGCAGTTGTTAACCTCAAACCTCGTAAGATGGTTGGCGAATGGAGTAACGGAATGTTGCTTTCAACTGAAAAGGGCGACGAAGTTAAACTAGCTATCGTGGATAATTCACACAAAAATGGAGCTATTTTAGGTTAA
- a CDS encoding NAD-dependent protein deacylase, which produces MKEFKTLLNQAKFVTFLTGAGVSVPSGIPDYRSKNGLYKREKYNFPPEYMLSHDNLIKHPDVFHDFVVHNMYFPDAKPNIIHQKMAEISNQKGAIVTQNVDKLHTKAGAKNVVEFHGNLYDNIHCLTCGKQFDYHDYLKDFRHHEDNGIIRPGTTVLYGENINPDNFQNAALMVQKADLLVVVGTSFKVYPFAGLLEYSSPEAKLVVINKEDLDIDSSILAIADDATNVFSQI; this is translated from the coding sequence ATCAAAGAGTTTAAAACGTTATTGAACCAAGCTAAATTCGTAACTTTTCTCACTGGTGCCGGAGTTTCTGTACCGTCAGGGATTCCTGATTATCGTTCAAAAAATGGGCTCTACAAACGGGAAAAATACAATTTCCCACCAGAATACATGTTGAGTCACGATAATCTGATCAAGCATCCAGATGTTTTTCATGATTTCGTAGTTCACAACATGTACTTCCCGGATGCTAAACCGAATATCATTCATCAAAAGATGGCTGAGATCAGTAATCAAAAGGGTGCCATCGTTACGCAAAATGTCGATAAATTGCATACAAAAGCCGGCGCAAAAAATGTCGTGGAATTTCATGGTAATTTATACGATAATATTCATTGCTTAACGTGTGGAAAACAATTTGATTATCATGATTACTTAAAAGATTTTAGACACCATGAAGATAATGGTATTATCCGTCCCGGAACGACGGTTTTATATGGCGAAAATATCAATCCCGACAACTTCCAAAACGCAGCTTTGATGGTTCAAAAGGCTGACTTGTTGGTAGTTGTTGGTACTAGTTTTAAGGTTTATCCCTTCGCGGGATTATTGGAATACAGTTCACCGGAAGCTAAGTTGGTTGTCATTAATAAAGAGGATTTAGATATCGATTCATCAATTCTGGCTATCGCTGACGATGCCACGAACGTTTTTTCACAAATTTAA
- a CDS encoding YbhB/YbcL family Raf kinase inhibitor-like protein, protein MEIKVDLPNNLLPDKYGKYANPQAIKNGKPVISFPIKLSDIPADAKTIALTFTDPDSIPVCGFEWIHWTAANIPVAQEITEDFSQIATAPVVQGKNSSASPLLDGPKDVATGYNGPYPPDQTHDYVLKVFALDDNLDLENGFWMNELLHKMDGHIVASAQQTIPSRA, encoded by the coding sequence ATGGAAATAAAAGTTGATTTACCAAATAACTTATTACCAGACAAATACGGTAAATATGCGAACCCTCAAGCAATAAAAAATGGGAAACCGGTTATCAGTTTCCCAATTAAGTTATCAGACATACCAGCAGATGCCAAAACTATTGCTCTAACTTTTACTGATCCTGATTCAATTCCTGTTTGTGGTTTTGAATGGATTCACTGGACTGCTGCCAACATTCCTGTTGCTCAAGAAATCACTGAAGATTTCAGTCAAATAGCTACAGCTCCAGTCGTTCAAGGTAAGAATAGTTCTGCCAGTCCCTTACTCGATGGTCCTAAAGATGTGGCCACGGGTTACAACGGACCTTATCCACCAGACCAAACCCATGATTATGTACTCAAGGTGTTTGCTCTAGACGACAATCTTGATTTGGAAAATGGTTTCTGGATGAATGAATTGCTACACAAAATGGACGGTCATATTGTGGCTAGTGCTCAACAAACCATTCCTAGTCGTGCATAA
- a CDS encoding 2-keto-4-pentenoate hydratase, whose translation MTQNTTTTQTTTLTYDQKEFANELAEALQSKKPLLEDDWTNLVTDENSAYQVQEAFTDLKDDSVGGYKVSLTSKQTQDMFDSNEPLYGAEMTNNFLKSTAVVSLKNLMEPLVEVELCFRAKEDLLPTDSLEDLLEKTTVAPALEVPDSRFSNWFPSLSKYMVMSDEAVSGLVVYGDEKDTKTLGSVEALANVSATLFHDQENLKSGKSSEVLDNPLKSLQWLVKKLDSQGKRLLKGQRVSSGTFVLPPSLTKGTWRADFDNGLGSVNLQVN comes from the coding sequence ATGACACAAAATACAACTACAACTCAAACTACTACTTTAACTTATGACCAAAAGGAATTTGCAAACGAATTAGCAGAAGCACTGCAATCTAAAAAACCTTTATTAGAAGACGACTGGACTAATCTAGTCACTGACGAGAATTCGGCCTATCAAGTTCAAGAAGCCTTTACCGATTTGAAAGATGATTCCGTCGGCGGATACAAAGTCTCATTGACTAGCAAACAAACTCAAGACATGTTTGATTCAAATGAACCCTTGTATGGGGCTGAGATGACCAATAATTTCTTGAAATCCACTGCCGTGGTTTCACTGAAGAACCTAATGGAGCCACTAGTAGAAGTTGAATTGTGCTTCCGAGCTAAAGAAGACCTCTTGCCGACAGATTCTCTAGAAGACTTACTGGAGAAAACCACTGTGGCACCAGCCTTGGAAGTTCCCGACTCTCGCTTCAGCAATTGGTTTCCTAGCTTGTCCAAATACATGGTCATGTCAGATGAAGCTGTCAGCGGACTAGTCGTTTATGGAGACGAAAAAGATACCAAAACCCTAGGGTCAGTCGAAGCTCTAGCAAACGTCTCTGCCACCCTCTTTCACGATCAAGAAAATTTAAAATCTGGTAAATCTTCGGAAGTTCTCGATAATCCTTTGAAGTCTTTGCAATGGTTAGTAAAGAAGCTAGATTCTCAAGGAAAACGACTATTAAAGGGGCAGCGAGTATCTTCTGGAACCTTTGTCCTACCACCATCACTAACTAAAGGAACCTGGCGAGCTGATTTTGACAATGGCTTGGGGAGCGTTAACTTACAAGTAAATTAA
- a CDS encoding ABC transporter permease — MTNLTVSNSTLALGFVLVLVALVIGYVEKLRINKDILIGVVRAIIQLSIVGYILKFVIKADDIWLTGACFVIIVINASWNAGKRGNGIPKAFQSSLLAISVGTVITLGTLVWTGSIKFVPEQIVPVTGMIASNIMVAIGLCYRNMMQTFTDRHQQVLEKLALGADIKMASLDILRDSIRSGMQPTIDSIKTLGLVSLPGMMSGLIFAGVDPVKAIKYQIMVTFMLLASTGLGSIISCYLAYKQFFNERKQLRNELIS; from the coding sequence ATGACTAATTTAACAGTTTCTAATTCGACATTAGCTTTAGGCTTTGTCTTAGTTTTAGTAGCCTTGGTTATTGGTTACGTTGAAAAATTACGTATTAATAAAGATATTTTAATTGGTGTTGTACGAGCAATTATTCAATTATCGATCGTTGGATATATTTTGAAGTTCGTTATCAAAGCTGACGATATTTGGTTAACTGGCGCTTGCTTTGTCATTATCGTTATCAATGCTTCGTGGAATGCGGGTAAGCGTGGCAATGGAATTCCTAAGGCCTTTCAATCTTCATTATTGGCAATTTCAGTTGGGACAGTTATTACTTTAGGAACTTTGGTGTGGACAGGTTCTATCAAGTTTGTACCTGAACAAATCGTGCCAGTGACCGGAATGATTGCTAGTAACATCATGGTTGCTATTGGCCTTTGTTATCGTAATATGATGCAGACTTTTACCGATCGGCACCAACAAGTTTTGGAAAAGCTAGCTCTAGGAGCTGATATTAAAATGGCTTCTTTGGATATTTTACGAGACAGCATCAGAAGTGGTATGCAGCCAACAATTGATTCCATCAAGACATTAGGATTAGTTAGTTTGCCAGGGATGATGTCTGGCTTGATCTTTGCGGGTGTTGATCCAGTCAAAGCTATCAAGTATCAAATCATGGTAACTTTCATGCTCTTAGCCTCAACTGGTTTAGGATCAATTATTTCTTGTTATTTAGCTTATAAACAATTCTTTAATGAAAGAAAGCAATTGCGAAATGAATTAATTTCGTAA
- a CDS encoding ABC transporter ATP-binding protein: MEKIFQVKHLFYKVDETTILKDINLEIQKGKYITVVGPSGSGKSTLMRILASMISPTSGEVMFDGKSIETYDPISYRQKVSYAFQQPTLFGKTVRENLEFPFEVRKETVDEAKIIDYLKMVNLDESYIDKSVNDVSGGEKQRIALLRNLLFPPEVLITDEVTAGLDAENKEIVHKMLNQFNQRGLTILRVTHDETEISAATDKITIRKGELIND; this comes from the coding sequence GTGGAAAAAATATTTCAAGTTAAGCATCTTTTTTATAAGGTGGATGAAACAACAATTTTAAAAGATATAAATTTAGAGATTCAAAAGGGAAAATACATCACAGTCGTTGGACCATCCGGTAGTGGAAAAAGTACGTTGATGCGTATTTTAGCCTCGATGATCAGCCCAACTTCTGGGGAAGTCATGTTTGACGGTAAATCTATTGAAACTTATGATCCAATTTCGTATCGTCAAAAGGTTTCCTACGCTTTTCAGCAGCCAACTTTATTTGGAAAAACAGTCAGAGAAAATTTGGAATTTCCATTTGAAGTGCGTAAAGAAACGGTGGATGAAGCAAAAATTATCGACTATTTGAAGATGGTCAACTTAGATGAGTCTTATATTGATAAGAGTGTCAATGACGTTTCCGGTGGTGAAAAACAACGAATCGCCTTGCTGCGTAATTTGCTTTTTCCACCAGAAGTGTTGATAACTGATGAAGTTACAGCTGGTTTAGATGCTGAAAATAAAGAAATTGTGCATAAGATGTTGAACCAATTCAATCAACGTGGTTTGACGATTTTACGCGTGACACATGATGAAACGGAAATAAGTGCTGCGACGGATAAAATCACGATTAGAAAAGGGGAACTAATAAATGACTAA
- a CDS encoding NlpC/P60 family protein, which translates to MYSPRTNFNERQRGDLIFFTDPSSGMLWHVGILLDASTMVESWPYAVQIHSIYSGRGNIAGVKRVFA; encoded by the coding sequence TTGTACTCTCCCCGTACTAACTTCAACGAACGTCAAAGAGGAGATTTGATCTTCTTTACAGACCCATCAAGCGGTATGTTATGGCACGTTGGTATCTTATTGGATGCCTCAACAATGGTTGAATCATGGCCATATGCCGTTCAAATTCACTCAATCTACTCAGGTCGTGGAAACATTGCCGGAGTAAAACGTGTCTTTGCTTAA
- a CDS encoding C39 family peptidase: MGLKRKMLYATILASSCLLSTTIVKADQVDANQGQNISQNVTNQPNSSENKPVNNALDQTETPDATTPKEAPTVQDSNQDQSQSNNQSNVQNNVQTTQANSQIASDKPIDGVYTVNNNGFIPLYYMDGSLETNRVLAANSAWYTDTYHTLDNGNSYYRVATNEYASVHDGTFKSYVQPYSGDATVVYQAGSSIHSFKGYGNRAVYEGNDLSTGTSWKVINHANIGGKEWYQIGSDTWVPQDYVVINNGNYENAAWISGVPLIAQRPELPNGCEITAVTMMLQYAGANVDKMQMAREMPRSSDPNYGYIGQPWDGTGITIFPPALMRLVEKYAGTAKNLTGQNFDAIKYQINIGHPVVTWNTLYGFPYHALVVTGYDSNKVYYNDCWTGQTLQMGITQFINNWNTQNRRAISY; this comes from the coding sequence ATGGGATTAAAGAGGAAAATGCTCTATGCCACGATTTTGGCCTCCAGCTGTTTACTTTCAACTACGATTGTCAAAGCTGACCAAGTCGATGCAAATCAAGGGCAAAATATTAGTCAAAACGTTACGAACCAACCTAACAGTTCAGAAAATAAGCCAGTTAATAACGCTTTAGACCAGACCGAGACACCAGACGCAACGACTCCAAAAGAAGCTCCAACGGTTCAAGATTCGAATCAAGATCAGAGTCAATCAAATAATCAAAGCAATGTTCAGAACAATGTTCAAACTACTCAGGCCAACAGCCAAATTGCTTCTGATAAACCAATTGATGGTGTCTATACGGTGAATAATAATGGATTTATTCCACTGTATTATATGGATGGATCACTGGAAACTAATCGTGTTTTAGCTGCTAACAGTGCTTGGTATACTGATACGTATCATACCTTAGATAACGGCAATAGTTATTATCGTGTCGCTACCAACGAATATGCCAGCGTTCATGACGGAACTTTTAAGTCATATGTGCAACCATATTCTGGTGACGCTACCGTCGTTTATCAAGCAGGTTCTAGTATTCATTCCTTCAAAGGATACGGCAATCGTGCTGTTTATGAAGGCAATGATTTAAGTACTGGTACGAGTTGGAAAGTAATTAATCACGCCAATATTGGTGGTAAAGAATGGTATCAGATAGGTTCTGACACTTGGGTTCCACAAGACTATGTCGTTATTAATAATGGCAATTATGAAAATGCAGCTTGGATTTCGGGGGTTCCTTTGATTGCTCAAAGACCAGAACTTCCTAATGGTTGTGAAATCACTGCCGTAACGATGATGTTGCAATACGCTGGTGCCAATGTCGATAAGATGCAAATGGCAAGAGAAATGCCACGTAGCAGTGATCCTAATTATGGCTACATTGGTCAACCTTGGGATGGAACGGGAATTACTATTTTCCCACCAGCCTTGATGCGTTTAGTCGAGAAATATGCCGGTACTGCTAAGAATTTGACTGGTCAAAACTTTGATGCAATCAAATATCAAATCAATATCGGACATCCAGTTGTTACTTGGAATACACTTTACGGATTTCCATATCACGCATTGGTAGTTACTGGTTATGACAGCAATAAAGTTTATTACAACGATTGCTGGACAGGTCAAACTTTGCAAATGGGAATCACTCAATTTATCAATAATTGGAACACACAAAATAGACGTGCAATAAGTTATTAG